In the Corynebacterium jeikeium genome, CGCCAGGGATGGCGTGAGATCCAGAGAGCTTCACGGCTTTTGCTGTGGGGCTCTCTTTTTTGTGTGGTGGGGTGTATTTGTGGGAGGTATCTGTGAAGGGGCAGGTAGGAACTAGAAACTAGAACAAGTGTTCGATTAATTGAGTTTTTCTTGGAGGGGCTGTCCGGGGCGTTTTCTATGCTGATCGCGTACGGAAAACCACGGGACACGAGCTACGGAATTCGAGCCACGACACAAGAGCCACGACACACTGGGGACTTCCATCATTGAAGGGGAATGATGTTTGACCAGCCCACACCACCCGACAGACCACCGCAAGACCCACCGCATAACCAACCACAAGGCCAACCACAGGGGCCGTTCTGGAAAGTTACCGACCCCACCGACCCGATGAGCGCAGCGATCTGCGACATCAACCGCAACCACGCGCGCCTTGCCTTGGCGTGCACGCCGCACGACGACGAATGCATCACCGACGTGACCACCCGCCTGGGCGCGCGCCTGGGTCTCCCGGAGTTCCGAGTGGTCCAGCTCGTCGACGTCGGAACCACCTTCCGCCGCTTCCCATCGCTGGTGGAGCTGGCGGAAACCGGGGCCTACTCTATCGAGCTGTGGCGGATCGTCGCTCATAGCCTTGTTGCTGTTAGTGACGCCCACATCTCCGCTGTAGAAGCCGATGTCTACACAGCACTTTCGCCCACTCGGCCTAACCAGGCGATGTTGGGGCAGAGTACGATCCGCCAACGCCTGAAGAAGATCGTCATGGATCACGAGCCTTTGGCCTGTCCGATCGATCCCGCCGAACTAACCTCGCCAGCGGGCGAAGGTACGGATGGCGCAGCCGGGGCAGACGGTACAGATGGCGCAGACGGCACGGGTTCAGACGTAGAGGGCGTCAGTACCGAAGACCTGGCCGTCCTCGGCGCCGCAACGCGGCTAGCTATCGACGACCGGTCGGCCGACTACACCGAGTTCTACCTGACCCTTCCGAAGCTGGAGGCGCTGGAGCTGATCCAGGCGCTCGACAGCGTGAGGAACAAGCAGAATTGTTCCAGGGTGCGGGCGCTTATGAGTCTGGTGCGGGGGAGTGCGACCGCAGAGGTGAACCTCAACCTGTACCGCCAGGTGGATGCTCCGGAGGCGCAGATCTGGGCCGCCGGCAGCTGGCTCAACCCGCTGGCCACGAAGGAGTGGATGGAGCGGATAACCCACCTGCAGGCCCCGGGGAAGGCCGCTACCGCCGGCTATACCCCGACGCCCCTCATCCGTGCGAGCGTGGAAGGCCGGGACGGAACCTGCCGCTTCCCGGGCTGCGACACCCCAGCGCACAAATGCCAGCTAGACCACGTCAAACGCTTCGTGCATGGCGCCCCGAACGGCGGACCAACCGACACATCAAACCTCCACTGCCTCTGCGCCAAACACCACAACGCGAAAACGACGGGAGCCTGGGACGTGACAATCAACCCCGACGGGGAGGAAACCTGGACTAGCTTCGGAGACGGCCACACGGTGATCACCACGCCAAACGGCCCGCTGGGAAGAATCACCTTCCGGCACCGAGCAGTGAAGCGAGCGCGGAGGGTGGTGGAGCACAACCAGCGGGAGCAGAAGCGCAACCTGGAGGACGAGCCGCCGTTCTAGCGACAGCGTTCTAGCGCCGTCGCCCTAGTGCTTGCCCTGGTTGATCCTCTCCATGAGGTACGCCGGGGGCTGAATGTCGATCTCCGCCCTGCCGCCACCCTTCGACTTGATGTCGGTGAACGTGGTGATCTCAGCCATGTGCGAAAACATCAGCCGTGGGCTCATCGCGCCCGCCTGCCGCGAGAACTCCTGGGCCGTCACGGCCGCCATCATCTTGATGGACCCCAGCATGTCGGTGCCTTCGCCCATCTCCCGAACCAGGGTGATGTGGCGATGCGGCGTGGAAAAAATTAGCCCCTCGCTAGGGTCGATCTGCGGCAGGAGGCGCTCGAGGATCTCGTTCATTAGCAGGGGCACCGACCCCGTATAGTAAGAGCTGCTTTCAATCGCCCAGAAGCGCTCTTCGGGACGGTCTTCGCTCGCCCGAACAGGCTGTACATCCAGGTCGGAATCGATCAGCTCCTGCCACAGGTTGCGGTAGCCAATCCGGAACAAGTCCTCAATCGGGCCGCGATCATCCAGTGAGCCCGGGCTCAGCGACACTACAGAGTTTGGTGTATCCAGAACCAAAGTGATGCACAGGTCATCCGAATAAGGCCGTATCGGTGAATCCGGGTTGAACTCACGCGCATCCGCCCGCGACTGCTCCGGTAGTAAGTCGATGGACATTAGGCGCGCCCGCAAGTGGGAGTAAAACTCCGCATCGGGGAGCGAAAGTAGCTCTCGCTCTGAAGCGGCAGCCGGGCCGACCAGGCTATTGACGAAATGTTCCACCAGCACAGGCATATCTCTCCCGAAATCCTCGGCATTGGCGCACTGCTTCGTGAGGTTTTCGAGCCCCAGCATCGAGCCCTCGCCGTAATCCGGCGCGGGGAGTTGCCCGCCGTAGGGGCCGGGTGTGGGGCCCGGGTAGCTCAGGGGCTTCTCGATGTGCTCGGGTTTGCTGTAGTAGACAACTTCGGGCGTCGGGGTCGCGCCGTAGCCGAGGCTATTGAGCGTCCGCACGATCTGCCGGATCAGGGCCGTGGACTGGTGCAGGTCCAGGCGGGGTAGCGGCACCGGCGGGTCCTGTGGGCCGGGCTCTGCTAACGGGGCGTTAGAGCCAGGTGCGCTGGGCATGGGCGAACCGTTCGCCGCGGACGAAGGGTTATCAGATGCGTCGTGCGATGAGCTATGCGTGCCGAAGAACCGACCAAACCAGTTGCGCTTCTTAGGTGTCATGGCTCCACCCTAGCTAGTTTCGGGCTGGGAAGTCTTCTGGCAATACATACAGCAAGCCTCCAGCAATGCATGCTGTAGTGCCCGAAGTGATGTGGAGGGGGAATAAATACGTAGGGGCGTCGTTAAGAAGATTAGATAACAAAAGTTCAGCGCGGTAGACTCAAGGTTGAGTAGAAACACCCCGCGTGAACAGCGCAATAAGGAAGGAGCGACACATGGCGCACAGTGAATGGGCCGAGAAGGATTATTACAAAGACCTCGGCGTGTCCTCCACCGCATCGGCAGAGGAGATCAAGAAAGCTTATCGCAAGATCGCCCGCGAAAATCACCCGGATGCGAACCCGGGCGACGCAGCTGCGGAGGAGCGATTTAAGAAGGCTTCTGAAGCGTACAGCGTGGTGGGGGACAAGGAAAAGCGCGCTGAGTACGACGAGCTCAAGCGGATGCTCGCCAGCGGGGCTTACTCGGGCTTTGGCGGCTCGGGCTTTGGTCGTGCAGGCGGTGCAGGTGGCTTCAGTAGTAGCGGCTTTAACGTCTCTGATCTTTTTGGGAATGACGCCACCAGCGGCGGATTTGGGGACGTCTTCAGCGGACTCTTTGGCGATGATCCGACCGCCGGCGCCTCCCGCAGCCGCTTCGGAGGCCGGGGTGGTCGGGCTGGACGCCGCACCCAGCGCAGCCGCGGGGCGGACGTGGAGACAGAGCTGACCCTCGAGTTCCGCGAAGCTACCAAGGGTGTGACCGTGCCGATCCGCCTGACCAAGCCCGAGCCGTGCGAAAGCTGCCACGGCTCCGGTGCTAAGGCGGGCACTTCGTCCCAGAACTGTGGCACCTGCAACGGCAGCGGCA is a window encoding:
- a CDS encoding HNH endonuclease signature motif containing protein, with product MSAAICDINRNHARLALACTPHDDECITDVTTRLGARLGLPEFRVVQLVDVGTTFRRFPSLVELAETGAYSIELWRIVAHSLVAVSDAHISAVEADVYTALSPTRPNQAMLGQSTIRQRLKKIVMDHEPLACPIDPAELTSPAGEGTDGAAGADGTDGADGTGSDVEGVSTEDLAVLGAATRLAIDDRSADYTEFYLTLPKLEALELIQALDSVRNKQNCSRVRALMSLVRGSATAEVNLNLYRQVDAPEAQIWAAGSWLNPLATKEWMERITHLQAPGKAATAGYTPTPLIRASVEGRDGTCRFPGCDTPAHKCQLDHVKRFVHGAPNGGPTDTSNLHCLCAKHHNAKTTGAWDVTINPDGEETWTSFGDGHTVITTPNGPLGRITFRHRAVKRARRVVEHNQREQKRNLEDEPPF
- the dnaJ gene encoding molecular chaperone DnaJ — translated: MAHSEWAEKDYYKDLGVSSTASAEEIKKAYRKIARENHPDANPGDAAAEERFKKASEAYSVVGDKEKRAEYDELKRMLASGAYSGFGGSGFGRAGGAGGFSSSGFNVSDLFGNDATSGGFGDVFSGLFGDDPTAGASRSRFGGRGGRAGRRTQRSRGADVETELTLEFREATKGVTVPIRLTKPEPCESCHGSGAKAGTSSQNCGTCNGSGMVSENRGTFGFSRPCADCSGTGSVIKDKCPDCSGTGRTTQSRTITVRVPAGVVDGQKVRLAGQGSAGQRGKPAGDLFVTVHVKPDKVFSRDGDDLKLTVPVSYPELVLGGAVTVPTLASKVRVRIPAGTQDGTTLRVRGHGVNKRNGASGDLLVTVKVAVPKNLDEGAMSALRKYSEEEKRSGFDPREGWEGN